From Pseudonocardia autotrophica, one genomic window encodes:
- the bldD gene encoding transcriptional regulator BldD, with protein sequence MGDYAKALGGKLRAIRQQQGLSLHGVEQKSGGRWKAVVVGSYERGDRAVTVQKLAELADFYGVPVAELLPEGRIPSGSEPATKIVINLERLQQLPADKVGPLARYAAAIQSQRGDYNGKVLSIRAEDLRSLAIIYDMSPGELTDQLIEWGVLPPEARPGTQVG encoded by the coding sequence ATGGGCGACTACGCCAAGGCGCTCGGGGGGAAGCTCCGGGCGATCAGGCAGCAGCAGGGGTTGTCGCTGCACGGCGTCGAGCAGAAGTCGGGCGGCCGCTGGAAGGCGGTCGTCGTGGGCTCCTACGAGCGCGGCGACCGTGCGGTCACCGTGCAGAAGCTGGCCGAGCTGGCCGACTTCTACGGGGTGCCGGTGGCCGAGCTCCTCCCCGAGGGGCGCATCCCGTCCGGCAGCGAACCCGCCACCAAGATCGTGATCAACCTGGAGCGGCTGCAACAACTGCCCGCGGACAAGGTGGGCCCGCTGGCCCGCTACGCGGCGGCCATCCAGAGCCAGCGCGGCGACTACAACGGCAAGGTTCTCTCGATCCGCGCCGAGGACCTGCGCTCGCTGGCGATCATCTATGACATGTCCCCCGGTGAGCTGACCGACCAGCTCATCGAGTGGGGTGTGCTACCTCCCGAAGCCCGCCCGGGTACCCAGGTGGGATGA
- the pyrR gene encoding bifunctional pyr operon transcriptional regulator/uracil phosphoribosyltransferase PyrR: MAQNRRGDVGAQDPGRELLSAADVTRTIARIAHQIIEKTAFGPDRPDDLVLLGVPTRGVHLAHRLAQAITEFAGVAPAVGSVDATLYRDDLRRGPARALESTAVPEGGVDDKLVVLVDDVLMSGRTTRAALDALRDEGRPRIVQLAVLVDRGHRELPIRADYVGKNVPTSRSEQILLSLTEIDAHDGVWITQEETA; encoded by the coding sequence GTGGCGCAGAACCGCCGCGGGGACGTCGGTGCGCAGGATCCCGGCCGGGAACTGCTCAGCGCCGCCGACGTCACCCGCACCATCGCGCGCATCGCGCACCAGATCATCGAGAAGACCGCCTTCGGTCCCGATCGCCCGGACGATCTCGTCCTGCTGGGCGTCCCGACCCGCGGCGTCCATCTGGCACATCGGCTGGCCCAGGCGATCACCGAGTTCGCCGGCGTCGCACCGGCGGTCGGGTCGGTGGACGCCACCCTCTACCGCGACGACCTGCGCCGTGGCCCGGCCCGCGCGCTGGAGTCCACCGCCGTCCCCGAGGGCGGGGTGGACGACAAGCTGGTCGTGCTCGTCGACGACGTGCTGATGTCGGGCCGGACCACCCGGGCCGCGTTGGACGCGCTGCGCGACGAGGGCAGGCCGCGGATCGTCCAGCTCGCCGTCCTGGTCGACCGCGGGCACCGGGAGCTGCCGATCCGCGCCGACTACGTCGGGAAGAACGTCCCGACGTCGCGGTCCGAGCAGATCCTGCTCTCGCTCACCGAGATCGACGCCCACGACGGAGTCTGGATCACCCAGGAGGAGACCGCGTGA
- a CDS encoding aspartate carbamoyltransferase catalytic subunit, producing MRHLLSVADLDASEATALLDTADRLRQALLGREVRKLPTLRGRTVITMFYENSTRTRVSFEIAGKWMSADTVNVSASGSSVSKGESLRDTALTLSSMGADCVIVRHPASGAAHRLAHWVDAAREATGTPTAIVNAGDGTHEHPTQALLDAATLRDRLGGIAGRRIAIVGDVLHSRVARSNVLLLATLGAEVVLVAPPTLLPAGVEQWPCRVSHSLDAELPAADAVMMLRVQAERMHGGFFPSAREYAVGYGLSADRAALLPDHAVVLHPGPMVRGMEIAPAVADAPNSAVLAQVRNGVHVRMAVLYHLLAGAPE from the coding sequence GTGAGGCACCTGCTCTCGGTCGCCGATCTCGACGCCAGCGAGGCGACGGCACTGCTCGACACCGCCGACCGGCTGCGCCAGGCGCTGCTCGGGCGCGAGGTCCGCAAGCTGCCGACGCTGCGCGGCCGCACGGTGATCACGATGTTCTACGAGAACTCCACCCGCACCCGGGTGTCGTTCGAGATCGCCGGCAAGTGGATGAGCGCGGACACGGTGAACGTCTCCGCCTCCGGGTCGTCGGTGTCGAAGGGGGAGTCGTTGCGCGACACCGCGCTGACGCTGTCCTCGATGGGCGCCGACTGCGTGATCGTCCGGCACCCGGCATCCGGTGCGGCGCATCGGCTGGCGCACTGGGTGGACGCGGCGCGGGAGGCGACCGGCACCCCGACCGCGATCGTGAACGCCGGTGACGGCACGCACGAGCACCCCACCCAGGCGCTGCTCGACGCGGCGACCCTGCGGGACCGGCTCGGCGGGATCGCCGGGCGGCGGATCGCGATCGTCGGCGACGTCCTGCACTCCCGGGTGGCCCGCTCCAACGTGCTGCTGCTGGCGACGCTGGGCGCCGAGGTGGTGCTGGTGGCGCCGCCGACGCTGCTGCCCGCCGGTGTCGAGCAGTGGCCGTGCCGGGTCTCGCACAGCCTCGACGCCGAGCTGCCCGCGGCCGACGCGGTGATGATGCTGCGGGTGCAGGCCGAGCGGATGCACGGCGGGTTCTTCCCGTCCGCCCGTGAGTACGCGGTCGGCTACGGGCTCTCTGCCGACCGCGCCGCACTGCTCCCCGACCACGCCGTGGTGCTGCACCCCGGCCCGATGGTGCGCGGCATGGAGATCGCCCCCGCGGTCGCCGACGCGCCGAACTCCGCCGTCCTGGCCCAGGTGCGCAACGGCGTGCACGTCCGGATGGCCGTCCTCTACCACCTTCTCGCCGGAGCACCGGAGTGA
- a CDS encoding dihydroorotase yields MTDLLITNARPYGGDPTDLLITDGVVTTIGTGRSAPDGVEVLDAGGAVLLPGFVDLHVHLREPGGEESETIETGSHAAALGGFTAVFAMPNTDPVADSDVVVEHVWRRGAEIGLVDVHPVGAVTVGLGGERLAELGTMANSRAAVRMFSDDGRCVNDPLIMRRALEYASALDAVVAQHAEDHRLTAGAQAHEGAVAARLGLTGWPATAEETIVARDCALAREARARLHVCHISTARTIEVLRAAKAQGVQVSAEVTPHHLLLTDGRLTGYDPVNKVNPPLRTADDTRAMREALAEGVIDVVATDHAPHAAQYKDTEWQAAKPGMLGLQTALSVLIETMVEPGLLDWYGVARVLSERPAEIGRLADQGRPIAEGEPATFALVDPDAVWTVRGANLASKAANTPYEGMRLPGAVVATVLRGRITARDGKVQA; encoded by the coding sequence ATGACCGACCTCCTGATCACCAACGCCCGGCCCTACGGCGGCGACCCGACCGATCTGCTGATCACCGACGGCGTCGTCACGACGATCGGGACCGGCCGGAGCGCACCCGATGGCGTCGAGGTGCTCGACGCCGGCGGCGCCGTACTGCTGCCCGGCTTCGTCGACCTGCACGTGCACCTGCGCGAGCCAGGCGGCGAGGAGTCCGAGACGATCGAGACGGGCAGCCACGCGGCGGCACTGGGCGGGTTCACCGCGGTGTTCGCGATGCCGAACACCGACCCGGTCGCCGACTCCGACGTCGTCGTCGAGCACGTGTGGCGGCGCGGCGCCGAGATCGGCCTGGTCGACGTGCACCCGGTCGGTGCGGTCACCGTCGGGCTCGGCGGTGAGCGGCTCGCCGAGCTGGGCACGATGGCGAACTCCCGGGCCGCGGTCCGGATGTTCTCCGACGACGGCCGCTGCGTGAACGACCCGCTGATCATGCGCCGCGCGCTGGAGTACGCCTCGGCACTCGACGCGGTCGTCGCCCAGCACGCCGAGGACCACCGGCTCACCGCGGGAGCGCAGGCGCACGAGGGTGCGGTCGCGGCCCGGCTGGGCCTGACCGGCTGGCCCGCGACGGCCGAGGAGACGATCGTCGCCCGGGACTGCGCGCTGGCCAGGGAGGCCCGCGCCCGGCTGCACGTGTGCCACATCTCGACCGCCCGCACCATCGAGGTGCTGCGCGCCGCGAAGGCCCAGGGTGTGCAGGTGTCGGCCGAGGTGACGCCGCACCACCTGCTGCTCACCGACGGCCGGTTGACCGGCTACGACCCGGTGAACAAGGTGAATCCGCCGCTGCGCACCGCCGACGACACCCGCGCGATGCGCGAGGCACTGGCCGAGGGCGTGATCGACGTCGTCGCCACCGACCACGCGCCGCACGCCGCGCAGTACAAGGACACCGAGTGGCAGGCCGCCAAGCCGGGAATGCTGGGCCTGCAGACGGCGCTGTCGGTGCTGATCGAGACGATGGTCGAGCCGGGTCTGCTGGACTGGTACGGCGTCGCGCGGGTGCTCTCCGAGCGTCCGGCCGAGATCGGCAGGCTCGCCGACCAGGGCAGGCCGATCGCCGAGGGCGAGCCGGCGACGTTCGCGCTCGTCGACCCGGACGCGGTCTGGACGGTGCGCGGCGCGAACCTGGCGAGCAAGGCGGCGAACACGCCGTACGAGGGAATGCGACTGCCCGGTGCGGTGGTCGCGACGGTTCTGCGTGGCCGGATCACCGCGCGGGACGGGAAGGTTCAGGCATGA